TTTTATACCGCAGATGCCGGCCGATGTTAGTCTGGAGCTACTGACTCGCACAGTAGGAAAACACAGAGTTATCGATGAGTTTATCCTGCATTTGACACACTCCCTGCGTATGGATTGGTTCGCTCCAGGTATCGAAGCCACGGGAAGGAAACTGTCTGTTCCCCATGTTGCAGTAATTGACTTTGACGGCGATAAGATCAGCTCAGAACATATCTATTGGGATCAAGCTTCTGTACTTAAACAAATGGGATTTTTGGATAACCAACTGCCAATTATTGGCAAGAGTCAATGCGAGCGGCTACTGAATGCCAATGCCCCAGCCAACGAACTCATCCCATAAAGTATAAAAGCTAATAAACGGTAATCCTTAGCAGTATTGGGCTTTCTTCTAGTGCGCTCACCTCTCTTTCGCCAGCCGGTGAGATTGACCACTCTATGCCAGCCATTGTGCTTCATTCAAATTTTTGCCCTAATGCATCTATAGAAGCTCTCTACCGCGTCAGAGTGGTATGGGCATATCAAAAGGGGGTAGATATCGCCTTTCTAGGTGCCGCCTGGCAAGGTTTTAGCCCTGGTACCTGAACAGCAACTGCATTAAGTCCCCACAATAACTCTCGAGGAAGTAAGTGTGCGAACCCTGGGCAATTTCTTATGGTTTATTCTTGGCGGAGTCTTTATGGGACTTTGCTGGTGGTTTTTTGCACTAATCGCCTTTGTCAGCATTATCGGTATTCCCTGGGGTAGGGCCTGCTTTGTAATGGGCAAGTTCTCATTCTTTCCCTTTGGACGTGAGGCTATTTCACGCAAGGAGCTGACCCTAAACGAAGATATTGGGACCAGTGGACTTGGCTTGATCGGCAATATCATCTGGTTCCTATTTGCCGGAATTTGGCTGGCGATTGGTCATTTGGTACATGCTATTGCCTGCTTTGTAACCATCATTGGTATCCCTTTCGCCATTCAACACTTAAAGCTTGCAGGTATATCCTTATCACCAATTGGAAAAACGATTGTAGTGACAGAAGTAGCCCAAGCTGCAAGGATGAAAAATGCTGAGACGATAGTTTCAAGAATGAGAGGAAACATCTAGCCATTTAAGAATAAGGCCTTTCTGTTAAATGGTTTCAATGAGACAGGGTGATCAATGGACCTTTAAGCCATTAGTACCAGATAGCTTTATTTAAATAGCAGATAATAAATTTATTAATACTGCATCTCCCTGTGATTCTACAGCGTCTTACCGTGAGTGACATAACAACCGTCACTCATTTTAATGAACACAGGGAGTATAACAATGAGAAAGCTTACCTTAATTTTAGCTAGTACATTTGCTTTAGCTGCCAACTCTATTGGCTACGCCACTGAAAAACCCGTAATACCAGAACAGGACACACCAGCAGCCCAAGTAATGCTATTTGGTGTTTTTCATTTTCATAATCCTGGATTGGATTCAGTAAAGTCAGAGGTAATCAACGTACTTACTCCCAATAACCAGCGCTATTTGGAGCAACTTACTAGCAAGCTTGCAGATGAGGGGCCCACCCACGTATTAATTGAATGCCCGCCGACATATCAAAAAACAATAAATCGCAAGTTCAATTCTTATAAAAATGGCAACCATGACCTCAGCGTAAATGAGAATCAGCAACTGGGATTTCGTATAGCGGAAAAAGCGGGACTGGACAAGGTACTTTGTTATGACGAAAGAAATGTTCATTGGAAAGGTGCTGAACTAAGAGATTATATGATCAAAGAAACACCGGAGAGAAAAAGAACTCATGACAAACTTATAGAGAAGATCGGCAAGGATACATCTCTCAGGCACAGCACTTTATCTTTAGGTCAATTACTGCAATTCCATAATAGCTCAAAGGAAGATCTAGATAATATGAATCTCTATATTATGGAAAATGATATAGGTGCAGGTAAAGGTTTTATTGGGGCCGATGCAGCAGCAAGCTGGTGGCACCGTAATTTCCGGATGTACGCTAATATACAGGCCAAAGCCCAGCCAGGAACTAAAGTAATTGCTATCGGTGGCTCAGGTCATACTGCTATCCTAAAGACCCTTCTAGAGGTTGATAAAAGTCGCCGGGCGTGGGATATCAATAATTACCTCTAGAATTCCTACCCGGCTTATTTATCACTAACAATTGAGAGTAATACTCATTCCAATCCATACCCTTGGATATCACACTACTTATAGTGCGATATCCAAGCTTAGCAAAAAATAAACACACAAGAAATTTTAACTTTAGCTTTCCCTCCCTAACTACGTGTAAGATAGTTTATTTTCAGCTCAGGAATTACCATACAAAAACAAGATTACATCCACCTTAATAATCATACCTATGATTTTGCTATCAATATTTCTATCTAGCTTTTGGAATAAATTCTTTCTCTAGAGCACTCCGATCCCACCCTCCAGTGCTCGCTGCAGCTTCATAGGTACTCTGCAGAAAAGCCAATAATGTTTCATCTGGTGCCGTAGACTTCCTCACCTCATCATAAGGAAGGATAAATTCAGACAGCTCCTTTGAATAAAACGCAGAATCCGGACTAACCTCTTGACCCGAAAATTTATCAGATGCAGGATACGTATAAGAATAAAATGCAGCATCTTTATAACCTCCTCCGCCGGGCCAAAACCCAGCACTACTGACTTCATGAGAGTATGCCTCTTGAGCAGCCCAGTCAGGGAAATTTGGAACACCTCCAGGATGCAGAGGTGCCTCTCTGCCAGAGAAACGTGTAACCGCTAAATCAAAACTTCCCCAGAAAAAATGCACAGGACTGCATTTCCCTATAAAACGGGAACGAAACTCTTTAAAAACTCTATCTATTTGCACTAGCACCTGCCAAAAACGGGTTGCAAACCTTGAGTCATAATGACAATGATTCCTATCCTCTTCAAAGGGGATACTATTGGCAATCTCACTAGGTGTGGTATAGATTTCAACTGAAAGACCAAGATCCCTCATTACATTTATAACCGCCATATAGAAATCGGCAACGCACATTGGCGTTAACGGTATGATACGCCTGCCACCATCACTGACCAATATTGAAAGTTGATGCTCAAGAAGATCAAATTCAATAGAAAAAGCTCTTCCATCATAGGGGATCAGAGAAGTATTCAATCCCCTTGCTGATATATAAAAAGGCACATGCCAGGAGTGGTTTGTCCAAGGTGTCTGAACCAAGCGAATCTTACCAATGATCTGTGTCCACAGATGTAATGTGGCCACTGTGTCTGACCAATCTTGAAAGTGAAGTTCAGGCCAATCTGAATTCTTAGAACGATTTGAAGGCATCTTCATATTTCACTCCGATCACTCACAACAAATAAAATAAAAGGCTACTGCCTCAGCAAAAAAATAAGCAGCATTCGGAAAAATCCACAACAGCAACATTATCGACACCAAATGATTCTCTACATGCCAACATAACTTACAAATACATTATTAGTGTCACCAAGCAAATTCCTACGCCTTTGACTTGCAAACTACACTCTTCAGTCGAGAAACTAATAAGTTAATCGTGTTACCCCAAACATACCAACTCTAAACAACTGAATACCTGTCACGCATGAGCCGCAAAAGCCATACTGTTCTATTAGTCCCCGGGATTTTTGACCGGGGTACTTCTCTGTTAAAAATGCAACGTATACTTTCTGAAGCAGGCTATAACACACATTACATTCACTTGCGTTACAACTCAGGTTGGCACGGTATGGAGCATTTATCCGCTCAATTAATGGCAAAGATGGAGAATATACTTAAGGGAGAGGAGACTTGTACGTTGATAGGGTTTAGCATGGGGGGAATTGTCGCGCGCTATTACCTACAAGCCATGAGCGGTATTGATAAGGTGCATAAATTTATCTCTATTGCCTCTCCACACCATGGTAGCTATTGGGCAAATTTTCTGCCATATAAAGGAGGGAAACAGCTACGCGTGGGTAGTGACTTCTTAAAATCTTTAAACAAGTCAATACACCTCTTGGAACAAACCCAACCTGTCTCAATTTGGACTAAATACGACATCACCATAATGCCACACAGCAGTGCCCAGCTGGGAATTGGTGTATCTTATGAGGTTCCGGTTATCTTACATAGATTAATGCCAATGAGTACTAAAGTTATTTCATTGATGAAAAATGAAGTCATAACAGGTATGGAGTAAATATATTTTATGAATAGCCTCATTAAGAAATTCTAAATGCTTAATATGCCTAGCCTACTTTCACAGGCAATTAACTATGAGTAATTCAGATAAAGAGACCGCCAAGCCAGAAAGTGCCATCCAGAATTATTACCGTAAATTCGAAAGCTTTATTGCTCTACTTCTCACCTTTATCATTATTGTAATTGTTATTATCGCCATTAGTCGTCTTGCCTATTCTGTATACTCCATGCTATTGATCGGCATGAAAGATCCTCTTGATCACAAAGTATTCCAGACTATTTTCGGTGAGATTATTACCTTACTGATTGCACTGGAGTTCAGCCACACTCTGCAATATGTGGTAACCAAGCAGCAGAGTATTATTCAAACTACCGTTGTAGTCTTAATTGCTATACTGGCGCTTGCGCGTAAGTTTATAATTCTGGATCTGGATAAAGTCAGTGCGGGAGAATTAATCGGGCTGGCAGCTGCAACTCTAGCACTAGGATTAACCTACCTAATACTGAGAAACAAAAGAAGTAATTACTAATTTTTACAGTATATTAGTCACTTTAAATTGGGCGAAGTGCTGATTCACCATTCGCCCAATTAAGACTGGATTTATATACTAGTTATCACTCTCACGTAATGCATGATGTAACCGCACCGGCTTTGTTTTGCGCTCTTTCTTACTACGTAGGCGCAAATTAAGCATCTCCACTGCCATCGAGAATGCCATGGCAAAATAGATATACCCCTTGGGTACATGCACATCAAAACCTTCTACCACCAGGGTAAGTCCAACCATAATCAAAAACGCCAGCGCGAGAATTTTAACCGTGGGATGACGATCGACGAAGTCACCTATTGGTTTGGCTGCTATCAGCATAACCATTACCGCAAGAACAATAGCGACAGCCATAATGGAGATTTCATCCACCAGACCTACGGCAGTAATCACAGAATCGAGTGAAAATACGATGTCGAGAATGGCAATTTGCAGAAGCACCATGCCAAAGCCGGCGGTCCCCAGTGAGGCCGAATCAGTCTCAGCACCCTCCAAGCTGTTGTGTATTTCATGTGTGGCTTTAGCGATCAGGAACAAGCCGCCTCCCACTAAAATGATATCGCGACCAGATATCTCCATTGAAAAAATACTAAACAGCGGCTCTACCAGCCCCATAATCCAGACGATGGAAAACAATAATGCTAAGCGCATTACCATAGCAAGGGTCAGGCCAATAAAACGAGCCGGTTCGCGCTGATGGGGCGGAAGGCGCCCAACGAGAATAGAAATAAAAATAATATTATCGATACCCAGAACTATTTCCAGCGCTGCCAATGTAGCCAGAGCAACCCAAGCTTCTGGGCTGGCTATCCACTCGAACATAAAAATTCCTTATCTATTAATTATTCTGAAATGTTCTTCCCGTAACTAGGGGAGGCCAATATGGCACAGTCAGCGCCAAACTTTATCTTTTGTAGTCACCTGACTTCTCTACTAACTCAGAGTTCAGAAGAGAGTGTCAGGGAGTAGGCCATATTAAGCTACTCTATTCGTCTTGACGCAACCAAATCATGGCCTTATCTTCAGAATCAAATACTTTATACTCACCGCTGATAAACCAGCTCCCCACTTTACTAGCTATTTTCATCCAGCGCTTATCAGAGATTACCGCAATCCGATTAAACTCACGGCCATGAGATAACCCTAATTTTAAATCGTCCCAAGCAGCGCGCGGCTCCCAACCCTGTAACTCCTTGGCATCCATTAGACAATCAATCTTGGGGTTTTCTACACCGGCAATAGCGGAGTTGAGCATGGGTACCATGGTCTGGTAATCCTCATGCGTCAGTTTTCCGCGAGCTCGCAGAGTCAAAAAGAAGTGATTGCCTTGTTGCTCCAAACCGATAGAAACACCGTGAGGTTGATCGCTCATAGGTCACCCTTAACTGACGTTTTCTACACAGGATAAGTTAGCTTTCAATACACACTCTAAATAAACACTTAGAAGTCGTTGCGCCAAAAATTAATGCTTTATTTTTATCAGGCTAAGAACATTACTTCTGCTTGAAGGAATACAATTTGGACACATGAAAATAGCTATTCTTCACAGGCTACCGGCCGTGATTTTCCGCATTGCCAACAATAGTCAAAGGCCGCCCCGTTCTCTTCACCACAGCTGGGGCAGGTCCAGCCTCTCTGTTCAGCTTCGGCATCCTGTAATAGCTGACAGGCCCGCTCATAATCTCGGTCTCGCTCCAACCAAAGTTCCGCCCAAGCTTGGTTCGGGGCCAGCTCTCCAGATGCACCCTGGGCAAATTCATTTTTCAGTTTGACCGCTATACCGGCAACTTCCAGGCGACTTTTAACCAGCTCCACCAAGAGGCGGTTTTCATGGGTATAAATGAGTTTCATGAGGTAAGAGGCCCTGTTCCAGAACCCCCAGAATACTCACAACCAGTAGATGAACCCGATAGATCAGCTCTATTCCTCTGTTGCAGCTGTGCAATCTACATGTCGACAATATTCTTCATGGGGTACCGTGATGATTTCCAGAACACTTTCTACGGTATTCAGTGCTGCCCGGCTATTAATAAGTACCCGCCCGGAACGACTGGCAATATATTCCAACACAGCCCTCCCCCTAGTACTTTTGTAAACCGCCAAAAGTTGCCCCTTTTCCACCGCATCGCCATGCCGGACAAATACTTCCATCCAATTGCCAATCAAACTGTGGACCTGTGTGGTGCGCATTGCCTGGGCATATATTCGCTCCACACTGACTAGCCCCGCAATCTCTCCAAACCTGGGGGCCTCCGCTGCCCGTAGAGGTGTTATTCCGCTGACAGCCAGGATAACGACAAACAGGCAGATTTTTCTCAAGCCAATTCTCCTCAAGCTGGTTTTTCCACAGACTCCAGCCCAGTTTATGGGCCATGTCGCCGAAGGCATTTTTAAAAGGCGATAACTTAGGTATAGCTGACTAAATAATTCACGCCAGATTGAATAGCTAGGTGACAGGAAAATAAAAGGGGTGATAAATAAACTAGCGAGGCAAAGAAAGGGCCACTATTCGTGGCCCTTTTGTAAATTTATGCTACTAAGATGCAGGAAGAGTGAATCTAGCTGAGATCTATCCAGGTGGATTTTAATTCACAGTACTTATCCAAGGCGTGCAGGGACTTATCCCGGCCGTTACCCGACTGTTTAAAGCCACCAAATGGGACAGTGATATCTCCGCCAAAGTAGTTATTGACCCACACAGAGCCCGCATAGATATCGCGGGCCATCCGATGGGCGCGGCCCAAGTTGTTGGTCCAGATACCTGCCGCCAGCCCGTAGATGGAATCATTGGCTATGGCGAGCGCCTCCTCCTCTGTTTCAAATTCGATCACCGACAGTACCGGGCCGAAAATCTCTTCGCGGGCGATGGTCATTTCGCCAGTCACATTGCGAAATACGGTCGGCTCATAATAGTAGCCACCGGCCACCTCATCCACCGGCTGACCACCACATACCAGCTGCGCGCCCTGCTCCAGGCCCTTGGCCACGTAGAATTCAACCGTATCGAACTGACTGCGATCGATCAGCGCACCCATTGCGGTATTGGGATCTTGTGGGTGGCCGGGCTTAAAGCGCTCGGCAGCCTTGCTTACCTTTTGAATAAACTCATCAGCGATGCTCTTTTCTACCAGCAGGCGTGAACCCGCAGTACAAGTTTCCCCCTGGTTATAGAAAATGGCCAGTGCTGCTGCATCGGCGGCCTTATCCAAGTCGGCATCAGCAAAGACAATATTCGGGCTCTTTCCACCCAACTCCAGGAAAGTGCGCTTCAAGTTTGACTGACCGGAATACTCGGTGAGGGTCTTGCCTACTTCGGTGGAACCGGTGAAGGTGAGGCAGTCGATATCCATATGCAGGCCCAGCGCCTTACCCAAGCTACTACCTGGTCCCGGCAATACATTCAGTACGCCATCGGGCAGACCTGCTTTCTTGGCCAAACCAGCCAATTTAATCGCTGTCAGCGGGGTATTGGAGGCCGGCTTTAGAATCACACTATTGCCAGTGGCCAACGCCGGCCCCAACTTCCAAGCGGTGGTGGACAATGGGAAATTCCAGGGCACGATTGCCGCCACCACCCCCAGCGGCATGCGGGTTACCAGACCAAGCTCACCCGGGCCTGTAGGAGCAACTTCATCGTAGATCTTGTCGATGGCCTCACCACTCCAACGAATAGTGGTGGCTGCCCCGGGAACATCCACGGCCATGGTATCGCCAATGGGCTTACCCGCATCCAGGCTCTCCAACAGGGCAATTTCCACTAAGTGTTCTTCGATCAGTTCGGCAAATCGCACCAGGATTTTTTTGCGCTGCATCGGCGGCATTTTCGACCAGACACCGGACTCAAAAGTCTCGCGTGCCACATTGACTGCCAAATCGGCATCCTGTGGACCGCAGCTGGCGATCTGCGCCAATTCTTCACCATTGGCGGGGTTATAGGTGGCACGAGTTTCCCCAGATAGAGCATCTACATACTCGCCATTGATAAAGGCTCGGCCTTCAATCTTGAGTGAGGCCGCCAGAGCCTGCCACTCCTGCAGGTTTTGCGGGATATTATTTTCTTCTTTCATGGCACACCTCGTCTGA
The DNA window shown above is from Microbulbifer variabilis and carries:
- a CDS encoding nuclear transport factor 2 family protein, whose amino-acid sequence is MSEQEERLVTVWETHTAAEFELKDADAAIATMTDNPVLIHVPVNTGATGKEPLRNFYRDIFIPQMPADVSLELLTRTVGKHRVIDEFILHLTHSLRMDWFAPGIEATGRKLSVPHVAVIDFDGDKISSEHIYWDQASVLKQMGFLDNQLPIIGKSQCERLLNANAPANELIP
- a CDS encoding YccF domain-containing protein, which codes for MRTLGNFLWFILGGVFMGLCWWFFALIAFVSIIGIPWGRACFVMGKFSFFPFGREAISRKELTLNEDIGTSGLGLIGNIIWFLFAGIWLAIGHLVHAIACFVTIIGIPFAIQHLKLAGISLSPIGKTIVVTEVAQAARMKNAETIVSRMRGNI
- a CDS encoding DUF5694 domain-containing protein — encoded protein: MRKLTLILASTFALAANSIGYATEKPVIPEQDTPAAQVMLFGVFHFHNPGLDSVKSEVINVLTPNNQRYLEQLTSKLADEGPTHVLIECPPTYQKTINRKFNSYKNGNHDLSVNENQQLGFRIAEKAGLDKVLCYDERNVHWKGAELRDYMIKETPERKRTHDKLIEKIGKDTSLRHSTLSLGQLLQFHNSSKEDLDNMNLYIMENDIGAGKGFIGADAAASWWHRNFRMYANIQAKAQPGTKVIAIGGSGHTAILKTLLEVDKSRRAWDINNYL
- a CDS encoding DUF5996 family protein, whose translation is MKMPSNRSKNSDWPELHFQDWSDTVATLHLWTQIIGKIRLVQTPWTNHSWHVPFYISARGLNTSLIPYDGRAFSIEFDLLEHQLSILVSDGGRRIIPLTPMCVADFYMAVINVMRDLGLSVEIYTTPSEIANSIPFEEDRNHCHYDSRFATRFWQVLVQIDRVFKEFRSRFIGKCSPVHFFWGSFDLAVTRFSGREAPLHPGGVPNFPDWAAQEAYSHEVSSAGFWPGGGGYKDAAFYSYTYPASDKFSGQEVSPDSAFYSKELSEFILPYDEVRKSTAPDETLLAFLQSTYEAAASTGGWDRSALEKEFIPKAR
- a CDS encoding esterase/lipase family protein; the encoded protein is MSRKSHTVLLVPGIFDRGTSLLKMQRILSEAGYNTHYIHLRYNSGWHGMEHLSAQLMAKMENILKGEETCTLIGFSMGGIVARYYLQAMSGIDKVHKFISIASPHHGSYWANFLPYKGGKQLRVGSDFLKSLNKSIHLLEQTQPVSIWTKYDITIMPHSSAQLGIGVSYEVPVILHRLMPMSTKVISLMKNEVITGME
- a CDS encoding phosphate-starvation-inducible PsiE family protein, with protein sequence MSNSDKETAKPESAIQNYYRKFESFIALLLTFIIIVIVIIAISRLAYSVYSMLLIGMKDPLDHKVFQTIFGEIITLLIALEFSHTLQYVVTKQQSIIQTTVVVLIAILALARKFIILDLDKVSAGELIGLAAATLALGLTYLILRNKRSNY
- a CDS encoding TerC family protein encodes the protein MFEWIASPEAWVALATLAALEIVLGIDNIIFISILVGRLPPHQREPARFIGLTLAMVMRLALLFSIVWIMGLVEPLFSIFSMEISGRDIILVGGGLFLIAKATHEIHNSLEGAETDSASLGTAGFGMVLLQIAILDIVFSLDSVITAVGLVDEISIMAVAIVLAVMVMLIAAKPIGDFVDRHPTVKILALAFLIMVGLTLVVEGFDVHVPKGYIYFAMAFSMAVEMLNLRLRSKKERKTKPVRLHHALRESDN
- a CDS encoding STAS/SEC14 domain-containing protein; amino-acid sequence: MSDQPHGVSIGLEQQGNHFFLTLRARGKLTHEDYQTMVPMLNSAIAGVENPKIDCLMDAKELQGWEPRAAWDDLKLGLSHGREFNRIAVISDKRWMKIASKVGSWFISGEYKVFDSEDKAMIWLRQDE
- a CDS encoding DUF2007 domain-containing protein — its product is MKLIYTHENRLLVELVKSRLEVAGIAVKLKNEFAQGASGELAPNQAWAELWLERDRDYERACQLLQDAEAEQRGWTCPSCGEENGAAFDYCWQCGKSRPVACEE
- a CDS encoding aldehyde dehydrogenase; translated protein: MKEENNIPQNLQEWQALAASLKIEGRAFINGEYVDALSGETRATYNPANGEELAQIASCGPQDADLAVNVARETFESGVWSKMPPMQRKKILVRFAELIEEHLVEIALLESLDAGKPIGDTMAVDVPGAATTIRWSGEAIDKIYDEVAPTGPGELGLVTRMPLGVVAAIVPWNFPLSTTAWKLGPALATGNSVILKPASNTPLTAIKLAGLAKKAGLPDGVLNVLPGPGSSLGKALGLHMDIDCLTFTGSTEVGKTLTEYSGQSNLKRTFLELGGKSPNIVFADADLDKAADAAALAIFYNQGETCTAGSRLLVEKSIADEFIQKVSKAAERFKPGHPQDPNTAMGALIDRSQFDTVEFYVAKGLEQGAQLVCGGQPVDEVAGGYYYEPTVFRNVTGEMTIAREEIFGPVLSVIEFETEEEALAIANDSIYGLAAGIWTNNLGRAHRMARDIYAGSVWVNNYFGGDITVPFGGFKQSGNGRDKSLHALDKYCELKSTWIDLS